A window of Actinomycetota bacterium contains these coding sequences:
- a CDS encoding HAMP domain-containing sensor histidine kinase has protein sequence MKPLSLRGRLLLASVILVAFGLVAAEAATYVMLRSNLVGRIDDQLRGVADRAFDPRVPPGGVGPGRPDFGGPSPDGRREEFPVTYAARLDAEGNVVETRSFGFGTVGAVPELPSGLPGSSSPKSKGVSVLFTAGSDAGRYRVLASADEDGGGTIVVAHPLEDVDATLQKLLLVEGIVTVAVLASVAALALWLVRLGLRPLTQIENTAAHIADGDLSRRVEPADERTEVGRLGRALNVMLERIEAAFTERQASEARLRRFVADASHELRTPLTSIRGYAELFRHGADERPEDLAKTMRRIEDESARMGTLVEELLLLARLDQGRPLECMPVDLAKIAADAVEDARAVQPDRSIELERLGSVLLEGDEARLRQVAANLLSNALEHTPRGTPVRVRVAREDRAAILTVADGGPGLDAENAAKVFDRFFRVDPARSRDNGGAGLGLSIVAAIVRAHDGNVSVLTAPGEGARFVVSIPLDAGRSHSKIEAEPQDPHRPLS, from the coding sequence ATGAAACCGCTTTCGCTCCGGGGCAGGCTGCTCCTCGCGAGCGTGATCCTCGTGGCATTCGGGCTCGTCGCGGCCGAGGCGGCGACCTACGTCATGCTCCGGTCGAACCTCGTCGGCCGGATCGACGATCAACTGCGCGGAGTCGCCGACCGTGCGTTCGATCCCCGGGTGCCGCCGGGCGGAGTAGGTCCGGGCCGTCCCGACTTCGGCGGGCCCTCGCCCGACGGACGTCGGGAGGAGTTCCCCGTGACCTACGCCGCGAGACTCGACGCAGAGGGCAACGTCGTCGAGACGAGATCGTTCGGCTTCGGGACGGTCGGCGCCGTCCCCGAGCTGCCCTCCGGCCTCCCCGGTTCGTCGTCGCCCAAGAGCAAGGGTGTGAGCGTGCTCTTCACCGCCGGCTCCGATGCCGGCCGGTACCGCGTTCTCGCCTCGGCCGACGAGGACGGCGGCGGGACGATCGTCGTCGCACACCCCCTCGAGGACGTCGATGCGACGCTCCAGAAGTTGCTCCTCGTCGAAGGGATCGTGACCGTCGCCGTCCTGGCGAGCGTCGCGGCTCTGGCGCTGTGGCTCGTCCGGCTCGGGCTTCGCCCGCTCACCCAGATCGAGAACACGGCGGCGCACATCGCCGACGGCGATCTCTCGCGACGCGTCGAGCCTGCCGACGAGCGGACGGAGGTCGGGCGGCTCGGCCGCGCGCTAAACGTCATGCTCGAACGGATCGAGGCGGCTTTCACCGAGCGGCAGGCGTCCGAGGCCCGGTTACGGCGGTTCGTGGCCGACGCCTCGCACGAGCTCCGGACCCCGCTGACCTCGATCCGCGGGTACGCGGAGCTGTTCCGGCACGGCGCCGACGAACGGCCCGAGGATCTCGCGAAGACGATGCGCCGCATCGAGGACGAGTCGGCCCGGATGGGCACGCTGGTTGAGGAGCTCCTGCTTCTCGCGCGCCTCGACCAAGGCCGGCCGCTGGAGTGCATGCCCGTCGACCTTGCGAAGATCGCCGCAGACGCGGTCGAGGATGCGCGCGCCGTACAGCCCGACCGCTCGATCGAGCTCGAGCGGCTCGGATCGGTACTTCTGGAAGGCGACGAGGCGCGGCTGCGCCAGGTCGCGGCCAACCTGCTCTCGAACGCGCTCGAGCACACACCGCGCGGCACGCCGGTGCGCGTGCGCGTCGCGCGTGAAGATCGCGCGGCGATCCTGACGGTCGCCGACGGGGGACCCGGGCTGGACGCGGAGAACGCCGCCAAGGTCTTCGATCGGTTCTTCCGCGTGGATCCGGCGCGCTCGCGCGACAACGGCGGCGCGGGGCTCGGACTGTCGATCGTTGCCGCGATCGTGCGTGCGCACGATGGGAACGTTTCTGTGCTGACGGCTCCCGGGGAAGGCGCGCGGTTCGTCGTCTCGATCCCGCTCGACGCCGGCAGATCCCACAGCAAGATCGAAGCGGAGCCTCAGGACCCTCACAGGCCCCTTTCCTAA
- a CDS encoding YceI family protein: protein MTGRWKRRLVIGGIVAAAGVVGGPFLYFNLIAEDAPPVLTIGTTTNAPTVAAPATIDGTWNVTSDSVVGYRVKEILFGQSKEAAGRTNKVTGSFVLSGTTVSEASFTVDMASVTSDQSRRDGQFRGRIMDVSSFPTSTFVLSSPIELSALPAEGVQGTTTATGELTLRGTTKTVTVELTGRRNGGSIQVGGSIPIVFEEWDIPNPSGGPAQTSDEGVLEFLLVFTKS, encoded by the coding sequence ATGACAGGTCGCTGGAAGCGCCGGCTCGTGATCGGAGGGATCGTCGCCGCAGCGGGTGTCGTCGGCGGGCCGTTCCTGTACTTCAACCTCATCGCCGAGGATGCGCCGCCGGTGCTCACGATCGGAACCACGACGAACGCTCCGACCGTCGCCGCACCCGCAACGATCGACGGAACGTGGAACGTTACGAGTGACTCTGTGGTCGGGTATCGCGTGAAAGAGATCCTGTTCGGTCAGAGCAAGGAGGCCGCGGGCCGCACGAACAAGGTCACAGGATCGTTCGTGCTGAGCGGGACGACGGTCTCGGAAGCGAGCTTCACCGTGGATATGGCCTCGGTCACGAGCGATCAGAGCCGCCGCGACGGCCAGTTCCGCGGCCGCATCATGGACGTGTCGTCCTTCCCGACGTCAACCTTCGTCCTCTCGTCGCCCATCGAGTTGAGCGCTCTGCCGGCCGAAGGCGTCCAGGGAACTACGACGGCGACCGGGGAGCTGACCCTGCGCGGCACGACCAAGACGGTGACGGTGGAGCTCACCGGTCGCCGGAACGGTGGGTCGATCCAAGTCGGCGGGTCGATCCCGATCGTCTTCGAGGAGTGGGACATCCCGAACCCGAGCGGGGGACCGGCGCAGACCTCCGACGAAGGTGTGCTGGAGTTCCTCCTGGTGTTCACGAAGTCGTAG